Proteins found in one Nerophis ophidion isolate RoL-2023_Sa linkage group LG21, RoL_Noph_v1.0, whole genome shotgun sequence genomic segment:
- the il6r gene encoding interleukin-6 receptor subunit alpha isoform X1, which translates to MHRFLPLLYFLCTTPVRSFFHGTCLKKEPPPGVLVLSPGSYLVLSCDGEVKVDGAKVKVSEHISNNNNTGEQSSSETQTPATVTRSNKVLIKADVNTMKDTPQGEEVQNGTDRHLASPVHDVVQTSSTTGKTEVMDKNKVTRSLKGKWKLNGKTVGRGHWDWEGFTVGRSGTPLSVSSVQLKDSGNYSCHQRGRERFSIKVIVADPPESPSLSCSKKSPSSKIRCEWTPEKPLTLQPDCYLLLSKRPSDTFHRFHCSFSTRWSRCWCALDHDEDELRTLHVAYLCVTSMAGNATSPILSFFPLDILKPDPPAGVLMRQEVGQETRILVNWNFPASWKSQDNYYELIYELKYQPVNSSHEQVKMIKGRRSFTITDALSGVEYVIQIRTQDEFDGLWSEWSAPVYGSSWTDTRTQEPSLSLNDYMFSEYEESSGTEEDPSVEFPGSSVGPADVPRHILWISCSFVVLATVIFAAYLYRHRERCLSKLHALKVTGHSKSSTQPAPHAPEVRALMTFDPPRSKEEGEKEGNEDERSETARREAVHFNNTHYFLIQSMTHK; encoded by the exons atGCATCGTTTCCTCCCTCTGTTGTATTTCCTTTGCACCACGCCAGTACGGAGCTTTTTCCACGGAACCTGTCTGAAAAAGg AACCTCCCCCTGGCGTGTTGGTTCTGTCCCCAGGCAGTTACTTGGTTCTGTCCTGTGATGGCGAAGTGAAGGTGGACGGAGCAAAGGTCAAGGTGTCCGAGCACAtttcaaacaacaacaacacaggagAGCAATCCTCCAGCGAGACCCAGACCCCTGCAACCGTGACGCGGAGCAACAAAGTTCTAATAAAAGCTGATGTGAACACAATGAAGGACACGCCTCAGGGTGAAGAAGTCCAAAACGGGACAGACAGACATCTTGCATCTCCTGTGCATGACGTGGTCCAGACCAGCAGTACAACTGGAAAGACAGAAGTCATGGACAAGAACAAGGTGACAAGAAGCTTAAAAGGGAAGTGGAAGTTGAACGGGAAGACTGTGGGAAGAGGACACTGGGATTGGGAGGGCTTTACAGTGGGGAGGAGCGGCACACCACTGTCTGTGTCCTCAGTGCAACTGAAGGATTCTGGGAATTACTCTTGTCACCAACGAGGCCGCGAGAGGTTCTCGATAAAGGTCATCGTGGCAG ATCCTCCGGAGAGTCCCAGCTTGTCCTGCAGCAAAAAGTCACCCAGCAGTAAGATTCGCTGTGAGTGGACGCCTGAGAAACCATTGACTTTACAACCTGACTGCTACCTTTTGCTCAGTAAAAG GCCCAGCGACACGTTCCATCGTTTCCACTGTTCCTTCTCCACCCGTTGGTCCCGATGCTGGTGCGCCCTGGACCACGACGAGGATGAGCTCCGGACACTTCACGTGGCCTACTTGTGCGTCACAAGCATGGCGGGCAACGCCACCAGCCCCATCTTGTCCTTTTTTCCCCTGGACATTT TGAAGCCGGACCCCCCGGCTGGGGTGTTGATGCGACAGGAAGTAGGACAGGAGACCAGGATATTGGTGAACTGGAATTTCCCCGCCTCCTGGAAATCTCAAGACAACTACTATGAGCTCATTTATGAACTCAAATATCAACCAGTCAATTCTTCTCATGAGCAG GTGAAGATGATCAAGGGGCGTCGCTCTTTCACCATCACTGATGCCCTTTCAGGTGTGGAGTACGTGATCCAAATCAGAACTCAGGATGAATTCGATGGTCTGTGGAGCGAGTGGAGCGCTCCGGTCTACGGCAGCAGCTGGACCG ACACAAGGACCCAAGAACCTTCATTATCGCTGAATGACTATATG TTCTCCGAGTACGAAGAAAGTTCCGGAACGGAAGAGGATCCATCTGTAG aATTTCCTGGATCAAGCGTTGGTCCCGCAGATGTGCCACGTCACATCCTGTGGATCTCATGTTCATTTGTCGTCCTCGCCACGGTTATTTTTGCCGCCTACTTGTACAG ACACAGGGAAAGGTGCTTGTCCAAACTCCACGCTCTAAAGGTCACAGGTCACAGCAAAAGCTCCACCCAGCCGGCGCCACACGCCCCGGAGGTTCGAGCCTTGATGACGTTCGATCCCCCGCGTTCCAAAGAAGAGGGGGAGAAAGAAGGGAATGAGGATGAGCGTTCAGAAACAGCGAGGAGGGAAGCCGTGCATTTTAACAACACGCATTATTTCTTAATCCAGTCTATGACGCACAAATGA
- the LOC133539451 gene encoding uncharacterized protein LOC133539451, translated as MGCLRKSVVQRTVPVPCTAPDETEEDPGPDTTHSAQNLQAPPAHPQSKPSEHRRILWPAANKESEWKQFDEDVTTALEATAKGNVDQRLKTMSMFIISIASDRFGIKKQRATKTTTAAPIPNRRETKISQLRQELRVLRSQYRKASDNEKAALAELRGVVRDKLLTLRRAEWHRKRGKERARKRSAFIANPFGFAKKLLGEKRSGQLSCPEEEINLHIKNTYSDGMREQDLGHCAALICPPEPCTLFDTSEPTLKEVKEVIKSARTASAPGPSGVPYKVFKQCPRLLERLWKIFRVIWKRGKVPQQWTYAEGVWIPKEENARNIEQFRTISLLSIECKTFFKIVSNRLMGFLLKNTYIDTSVQKGGVPGVPGCIEHTGVVTQLIREARENRGDLTVLWLDLANAYGSIPHKLVELSLSRYHVPEKIRNLMLDYYNNFSLRVSSGTSTSDWHRLEKGIITGCTISVSLFALAMNMLVKSAEVECRGPLSKSGTRQLPIRAFMDDLTVTTTSVSGCRWLLQGLDRLISWARMSFKPSKSRSLVLRKGKVSEHFRFSLADIQIPSVSEKPVKSLGKLFTGDLKDSAARQATSDNLNMWLSAVDKSGLPGKFKAWIYQHGILPRILWPLLMYEFPMTIVEGFERKISSSLRRWLGLPRSLSSIAMFGHNTKLQLPFSSLAEEFKVSRAREVLLYRDSADGKVSSAGVEVRTGRKWRAQDAVERAEARLRHSTVVGTVATGRAGLGSNTKPSYSRARGKERRKLVQEEVRAEVEEARFSRVVGMSKQGAWTKWEHIAGRKITWTELLKAEPHQFKFLVQSVYDVLPSPANLFTWGLIDTPVCQLCQKRGSLQHILSCCSKALGDGRYRWRHDQVLRAIADTICTGINTSKRQHPTKSTIAFVRAGEKPQPSKKTQGGLLTTARDWQLLVDLGRQLQFPDIIATTTLRPDMVLMSGTSKQVVLLELTVPWEDRMEEAQERKRAKYADLVADCRRNGWKARCEPIEVGCRGFVGKSLHRVLGLLGICGLHRRRAIKNILEASEKASRWLWLRRGDAWRSALPGHKSRD; from the coding sequence ATGGGCTGCCTAAGGAAATCCGTGGTGCAACGCACAGTGCCAGTACCCTGTACGGCACCTGATGAGACGGAGGAGGATCCAGGCCCGGACACTACCCACAGTGCCCAGAACCTCCAAGCACCACCGGCGCATCCCCAAAGCAAACCGTCAGAACATCGTCGGATATTGTGGCCCGCTGCCAACAAGGAGTCAGAGTGGAAACAGTTTGATGAAGATGTTACTACAGCCCTGGAAGCAACAGCCAAGGGTAATGTGGACCAGAGGCTCAAGACAATGAGCATGTTCATAATAAGCATTGCATCAGACAGGTTTGGCATCAAGAAACAACGCGCTACCAAGACTACAACTGCAGCACCAATTCCAAACCGGCGAGAAACCAAGATTTCCCAACTCAGACAAGAACTGAGAGTACTCAGGAGCCAGTACAGGAAGGCAAGTGACAATGAGAAGGCAGCCTTGGCAGAACTGAGGGGTGTGGTAAGGGATAAACTACTCACCCTGCGACGTGCCGAGTGGCACAGGAAGAGAGGCAAGGAAAGGGCCCGCAAGCGCAGTGCCTTCATTGCAAATCCATTTGGATTCGCAAAGAAGCTGCTGGGAGAAAAACGCAGTGGTCAACTCTCATGTCCCGAGGAGGAAATCAACCTCCACATCAAGAACACCTACAGCGACGGCATGAGAGAGCAAGACCTCGGCCACTGTGCAGCCCTCATATGCCCACCAGAACCCTGCACCCTGTTTGACACCAGTGAACCAACTCTGAAAGAAGTTAAAGAGGTAATCAAATCTGCCAGAACAGCATCAGCACCAGGCCCAAGTGGAGTTCCTTACAAGGTCTTCAAACAGTGTCCCCGCCTGTTGGAGCGTCTTTGGAAAATCTTCCGAGTGATCTGGAAAAGAGGGAAAGTACCTCAGCAGTGGACGTACGCAGAGGGAGTATGGATTCCCAAGGAGGAAAACGCAAGGAACATCGAGCAGTTCAGGACAATCTCCCTCCTCAGTATTGAGTGCAAGACTTTCTTCAAGATCGTTTCCAATCGCCTCATGGGATTTCTCCTGAAGAACACCTATATTGACACCTCGGTACAGAAGGGAGGAGTCCCAGGAGTTCCAGGGTGCATCGAACACACTGGTGTGGTAACACAGCTGATCCGTGAGGCGCGAGAGAACAGAGGCGATTTGACAGTACTGTGGCTGGACCTCGCCAATGCTTATGGGTCTATTCCACACAAGTTGGTGGAATTGTCTCTGAGCAGATACCATGTTCCAGAGAAGATTCGCAATCTCATGCTCGACTATTACAACAACTTTAGTCTGAGGGTGTCCTCTGGCACTTCAACATCAGATTGGCATCGTCTGGAGAAAGGCATCATCACAGGCTGTACAATCTCTGTGTCCCTGTTTGCACTGGCCATGAATATGCTCGTGAAGTCTGCGGAAGTAGAGTGCAGAGGTCCTTTGTCCAAATCCGGCACCCGGCAACTTCCGATTAGAGCATTCATGGATGATCTCACGGTAACCACAACATCAGTGTCTGGATGCAGATGGCTCCTTCAAGGCCTTGATCGACTCATTAGTTGGGCAAGAATGAGTTTCAAGCCCTCTAAGTCTAGGTCCTTGGTCTTGAGGAAGGGTAAAGTATCCGAACACTTTCGCTTCAGTCTGGCAGACATCCAAATTCCATCTGTGTCAGAAAAGCCAGTGAAGAGCCTGGGCAAGCTCTTCACTGGTGATCTGAAGGATTCCGCTGCACGTCAAGCTACCAGCGATAACCTCAACATGTGGCTCTCAGCGGTGGACAAGTCGGGACTTCCAGGGAAGTTCAAAGCCTGGATATATCAGCATGGCATCCTGCCTCGTATCCTCTGGCCGCTGCTGATGTACGAATTCCCAATGACCATCGTGGAGGGATTCGAGAGGAAGATCAGCTCGTCCCTGCGCAGGTGGCTGGGTCTGCCACGGAGCCTAAGCAGCATTGCTATGTTTGGGCACAACACCAAGCTGCAGCTTCCTTTCAGTAGTCTGGCAGAGGAGTTCAAGGTTTCCAGGGCCAGAGAAGTCCTGCTCTACAGAGATTCTGCTGATGGGAAAGTATCGTCAGCAGGTGTGGAGGTCAGAACAGGAAGGAAGTGGCGTGCCCAGGATGCAGTGGAGCGGGCAGAGGCGAGGTTGCGGCACAGCACCGTGGTGGGAACCGTAGCTACTGGTCGGGCTGGGCTGGGTAGTAACACCAAACCAAGCTACAGCAGAGCCAGAGGAAAGGAAAGGAGAAAGTTGGTCCAAGAGGAGGTTCGCGCCGAGGTGGAAGAGGCTCGCTTCAGCAGAGTGGTGGGAATGAGCAAGCAGGGGGCCTGGACGAAGTGGGAGCACATAGCTGGTCGCAAGATCACCTGGACCGAACTTTTGAAAGCGGAGCCACACCAGTTTAAGTTCTTGGTCCAGTCAGTTTATGATGTCCTCCCAAGCCCTGCTAACTTATTTACCTGGGGCCTGATAGACACACCTGTGTGCCAGCTCTGTCAGAAAAGAGGATCATTACAacacatcctcagctgttgctcaAAGGCATTGGGAGATGGCAGGTACCGGTGGCGCCACGACCAGGTCCTGCGGGCAATAGCAGACACTATCTGCACTGGCATCAACACCAGTAAGCGGCAACACCCAACTAAGAGCACAATTGCCTTTGTCCGAGCAGGAGAGAAACCTCAACCCTCCAAGAAGACCCAGGGTGGCCTGCTAACAACAGCAAGGGACTGGCAGCTCTTGGTTGATCTAGGAAGGCAGTTGCAATTCCCAGACATCATTGCAACCACAACACTACGGCCAGACATGGTATTGATGTCTGGAACCAGCAAGCAGGTGGTGCTCCTTGAACTAACTGTCCCCTGGGAGGACAGAATGGAGGAAGCTCAGGAAAGGAAGAGGGCGAAATATGCAGATCTTGTGGCTGACTGCCGGAGGAACGGGTGGAAGGCCCGCTGCGAGCCTATTGAGGTGGGCTGCAGGGGTTTTGTAGGCAAGTCCTTACACCGTGTCCTGGGGCTCCTTGGAATTTGTGGACTGCACAGGCGAAGAGCCATAAAAAACATCTTGGAAGCGTCTGAAAAGGCTTCACGTTGGCTCTGGTTGAGGAGGGGGGACGCGTGGCGTagtgcgctacctggacacaagtCGAGGGACTGA
- the il6r gene encoding interleukin-6 receptor subunit alpha isoform X2: MHRFLPLLYFLCTTPVRSFFHGTCLKKEPPPGVLVLSPGSYLVLSCDGEVKVDGAKVKVSEHISNNNNTGEQSSSETQTPATVTRSNKVLIKADVNTMKDTPQGEEVQNGTDRHLASPVHDVVQTSSTTGKTEVMDKNKVTRSLKGKWKLNGKTVGRGHWDWEGFTVGRSGTPLSVSSVQLKDSGNYSCHQRGRERFSIKVIVADPPESPSLSCSKKSPSSKIRCEWTPEKPLTLQPDCYLLLSKRPSDTFHRFHCSFSTRWSRCWCALDHDEDELRTLHVAYLCVTSMAGNATSPILSFFPLDILKPDPPAGVLMRQEVGQETRILVNWNFPASWKSQDNYYELIYELKYQPVNSSHEQVKMIKGRRSFTITDALSGVEYVIQIRTQDEFDGLWSEWSAPVYGSSWTDTRTQEPSLSLNDYMNFLDQALVPQMCHVTSCGSHVHLSSSPRLFLPPTCTDTGKGACPNSTL; the protein is encoded by the exons atGCATCGTTTCCTCCCTCTGTTGTATTTCCTTTGCACCACGCCAGTACGGAGCTTTTTCCACGGAACCTGTCTGAAAAAGg AACCTCCCCCTGGCGTGTTGGTTCTGTCCCCAGGCAGTTACTTGGTTCTGTCCTGTGATGGCGAAGTGAAGGTGGACGGAGCAAAGGTCAAGGTGTCCGAGCACAtttcaaacaacaacaacacaggagAGCAATCCTCCAGCGAGACCCAGACCCCTGCAACCGTGACGCGGAGCAACAAAGTTCTAATAAAAGCTGATGTGAACACAATGAAGGACACGCCTCAGGGTGAAGAAGTCCAAAACGGGACAGACAGACATCTTGCATCTCCTGTGCATGACGTGGTCCAGACCAGCAGTACAACTGGAAAGACAGAAGTCATGGACAAGAACAAGGTGACAAGAAGCTTAAAAGGGAAGTGGAAGTTGAACGGGAAGACTGTGGGAAGAGGACACTGGGATTGGGAGGGCTTTACAGTGGGGAGGAGCGGCACACCACTGTCTGTGTCCTCAGTGCAACTGAAGGATTCTGGGAATTACTCTTGTCACCAACGAGGCCGCGAGAGGTTCTCGATAAAGGTCATCGTGGCAG ATCCTCCGGAGAGTCCCAGCTTGTCCTGCAGCAAAAAGTCACCCAGCAGTAAGATTCGCTGTGAGTGGACGCCTGAGAAACCATTGACTTTACAACCTGACTGCTACCTTTTGCTCAGTAAAAG GCCCAGCGACACGTTCCATCGTTTCCACTGTTCCTTCTCCACCCGTTGGTCCCGATGCTGGTGCGCCCTGGACCACGACGAGGATGAGCTCCGGACACTTCACGTGGCCTACTTGTGCGTCACAAGCATGGCGGGCAACGCCACCAGCCCCATCTTGTCCTTTTTTCCCCTGGACATTT TGAAGCCGGACCCCCCGGCTGGGGTGTTGATGCGACAGGAAGTAGGACAGGAGACCAGGATATTGGTGAACTGGAATTTCCCCGCCTCCTGGAAATCTCAAGACAACTACTATGAGCTCATTTATGAACTCAAATATCAACCAGTCAATTCTTCTCATGAGCAG GTGAAGATGATCAAGGGGCGTCGCTCTTTCACCATCACTGATGCCCTTTCAGGTGTGGAGTACGTGATCCAAATCAGAACTCAGGATGAATTCGATGGTCTGTGGAGCGAGTGGAGCGCTCCGGTCTACGGCAGCAGCTGGACCG ACACAAGGACCCAAGAACCTTCATTATCGCTGAATGACTATATG aATTTCCTGGATCAAGCGTTGGTCCCGCAGATGTGCCACGTCACATCCTGTGGATCTCATGTTCATTTGTCGTCCTCGCCACGGTTATTTTTGCCGCCTACTTGTACAG ACACAGGGAAAGGTGCTTGTCCAAACTCCACGCTCTAA
- the il6r gene encoding interleukin-6 receptor subunit alpha isoform X3: protein MHRFLPLLYFLCTTPVRSFFHGTCLKKEPPPGVLVLSPGSYLVLSCDGEVKVDGAKVKVSEHISNNNNTGEQSSSETQTPATVTRSNKVLIKADVNTMKDTPQGEEVQNGTDRHLASPVHDVVQTSSTTGKTEVMDKNKVTRSLKGKWKLNGKTVGRGHWDWEGFTVGRSGTPLSVSSVQLKDSGNYSCHQRGRERFSIKVIVAGPATRSIVSTVPSPPVGPDAGAPWTTTRMSSGHFTWPTCASQAWRATPPAPSCPFFPWTFVKMIKGRRSFTITDALSGVEYVIQIRTQDEFDGLWSEWSAPVYGSSWTDTRTQEPSLSLNDYMFSEYEESSGTEEDPSVEFPGSSVGPADVPRHILWISCSFVVLATVIFAAYLYRHRERCLSKLHALKVTGHSKSSTQPAPHAPEVRALMTFDPPRSKEEGEKEGNEDERSETARREAVHFNNTHYFLIQSMTHK from the exons atGCATCGTTTCCTCCCTCTGTTGTATTTCCTTTGCACCACGCCAGTACGGAGCTTTTTCCACGGAACCTGTCTGAAAAAGg AACCTCCCCCTGGCGTGTTGGTTCTGTCCCCAGGCAGTTACTTGGTTCTGTCCTGTGATGGCGAAGTGAAGGTGGACGGAGCAAAGGTCAAGGTGTCCGAGCACAtttcaaacaacaacaacacaggagAGCAATCCTCCAGCGAGACCCAGACCCCTGCAACCGTGACGCGGAGCAACAAAGTTCTAATAAAAGCTGATGTGAACACAATGAAGGACACGCCTCAGGGTGAAGAAGTCCAAAACGGGACAGACAGACATCTTGCATCTCCTGTGCATGACGTGGTCCAGACCAGCAGTACAACTGGAAAGACAGAAGTCATGGACAAGAACAAGGTGACAAGAAGCTTAAAAGGGAAGTGGAAGTTGAACGGGAAGACTGTGGGAAGAGGACACTGGGATTGGGAGGGCTTTACAGTGGGGAGGAGCGGCACACCACTGTCTGTGTCCTCAGTGCAACTGAAGGATTCTGGGAATTACTCTTGTCACCAACGAGGCCGCGAGAGGTTCTCGATAAAGGTCATCGTGGCAG GCCCAGCGACACGTTCCATCGTTTCCACTGTTCCTTCTCCACCCGTTGGTCCCGATGCTGGTGCGCCCTGGACCACGACGAGGATGAGCTCCGGACACTTCACGTGGCCTACTTGTGCGTCACAAGCATGGCGGGCAACGCCACCAGCCCCATCTTGTCCTTTTTTCCCCTGGACATTT GTGAAGATGATCAAGGGGCGTCGCTCTTTCACCATCACTGATGCCCTTTCAGGTGTGGAGTACGTGATCCAAATCAGAACTCAGGATGAATTCGATGGTCTGTGGAGCGAGTGGAGCGCTCCGGTCTACGGCAGCAGCTGGACCG ACACAAGGACCCAAGAACCTTCATTATCGCTGAATGACTATATG TTCTCCGAGTACGAAGAAAGTTCCGGAACGGAAGAGGATCCATCTGTAG aATTTCCTGGATCAAGCGTTGGTCCCGCAGATGTGCCACGTCACATCCTGTGGATCTCATGTTCATTTGTCGTCCTCGCCACGGTTATTTTTGCCGCCTACTTGTACAG ACACAGGGAAAGGTGCTTGTCCAAACTCCACGCTCTAAAGGTCACAGGTCACAGCAAAAGCTCCACCCAGCCGGCGCCACACGCCCCGGAGGTTCGAGCCTTGATGACGTTCGATCCCCCGCGTTCCAAAGAAGAGGGGGAGAAAGAAGGGAATGAGGATGAGCGTTCAGAAACAGCGAGGAGGGAAGCCGTGCATTTTAACAACACGCATTATTTCTTAATCCAGTCTATGACGCACAAATGA